In one Umezawaea sp. Da 62-37 genomic region, the following are encoded:
- a CDS encoding aldo/keto reductase: protein MKRTELGRTGTTVGQVALGCMLMGTSTDEPTSYRMLDSFLDAGGDFLDTANCYSWWHAGSGGGESEELLGRWLARDGNRDRVFLATKVGGVVTDVPAALVDGKADWGIAAKLFEGTGADVVRRGIDASLRRLGTDHVDLYYVHVDDLSTPLEETLEALDGIVRAGKVRQIGWSNVRTWRLERIRQLADRYGWVAPVAVQQQHSYLRPAPGVDRAGIAGPEMLDYLGRHDDVSLVAYSPILQGIYDDPRRRAGHGMWTAYAGADSEARLAAVGKVAGDLGVTGNQVALAWALRQESPRVIPIAGTRTWEQFEAFLPALDVELGAEHLALLAEAGA, encoded by the coding sequence ATGAAGCGAACCGAACTCGGGCGCACCGGCACGACCGTCGGCCAGGTCGCGCTGGGATGCATGCTGATGGGCACCTCCACCGACGAGCCCACCTCCTACCGGATGCTCGACTCGTTCCTGGACGCCGGGGGCGACTTCCTCGACACCGCGAACTGCTACTCGTGGTGGCACGCGGGCAGCGGGGGCGGTGAGAGCGAGGAGCTGCTCGGCCGCTGGCTGGCCCGCGACGGCAACCGCGACCGCGTCTTCCTGGCCACGAAGGTCGGCGGCGTCGTGACCGACGTGCCCGCGGCGCTGGTCGACGGCAAGGCGGACTGGGGCATCGCGGCGAAGCTCTTCGAGGGCACGGGCGCGGACGTCGTGCGGCGGGGGATCGACGCGAGCCTGCGCAGGCTCGGGACCGACCACGTGGACCTGTACTACGTCCACGTCGACGACCTGTCCACGCCGCTGGAGGAGACGCTGGAGGCGCTGGACGGGATCGTGCGGGCGGGGAAGGTCCGGCAGATCGGGTGGAGCAACGTGCGGACGTGGCGGCTGGAGCGGATCAGGCAGCTGGCCGACCGGTACGGGTGGGTCGCGCCGGTGGCGGTGCAGCAGCAGCACTCCTACCTGCGTCCGGCGCCGGGCGTGGACCGCGCGGGGATCGCGGGGCCGGAGATGCTGGACTACCTGGGTCGGCACGACGACGTGTCGCTGGTGGCCTATTCGCCGATCCTGCAAGGGATCTACGACGATCCGCGGCGCCGGGCCGGGCACGGGATGTGGACGGCGTACGCGGGAGCGGACTCCGAGGCGCGGCTGGCGGCCGTCGGGAAGGTCGCGGGCGACCTCGGCGTGACCGGCAACCAGGTCGCGTTGGCGTGGGCGCTGCGCCAGGAGTCGCCGAGGGTGATCCCGATCGCCGGAACCCGGACGTGGGAGCAGTTCGAGGCGTTCCTGCCCGCGCTCGACGTGGAGCTGGGCGCGGAGCACCTGGCGCTGCTGGCCGAGGCGGGGGCCTGA
- a CDS encoding FAD-dependent oxidoreductase — protein sequence MKRIVILGAGYAGLMTAVILAARTKRRDDVRIAVVNATERFTERLRLHQTATGQPTAELRVPDMLEGTGVEFVRGRVTGIDTAARTVRVDDERVLGYDVLVYALGAVADPAGVPGVEDHAHTLDSAHDAELLAARLGAGTVAVCGSGLTGVEAAAEIAERHPGTDVVLLGREEPGAALGPKAKAHVDAVLHRLGVRVLSGVEVVKVLPESVELADGSVPADVVLWTSGVRVAPLATAAGLEVDGRGRIVTDSALRSVTRPDVYAVGDAAAVRQGFGVLHGTCQSGMPTGVHAAVSIVRELDGKSPRAFRFGYYHAPVSLGRHDAVVQFTRPDGRPRRFALTGRTAVWYKETVSASPWPTYRRLRTFPRMGSVWPRGGRRTR from the coding sequence ATGAAGAGGATCGTGATCCTGGGCGCCGGGTACGCCGGGCTGATGACGGCGGTGATCCTGGCGGCGCGCACGAAGCGGCGCGACGACGTGCGGATCGCGGTCGTCAACGCGACCGAGCGGTTCACCGAGCGGCTGCGGCTGCACCAGACCGCCACCGGGCAGCCGACCGCCGAGCTGCGGGTCCCGGACATGCTGGAGGGCACCGGGGTGGAGTTCGTGCGGGGCCGGGTCACCGGGATCGACACCGCGGCCCGCACGGTCCGCGTGGACGACGAGCGGGTGCTGGGGTACGACGTGCTGGTCTACGCGCTCGGCGCGGTGGCCGACCCGGCGGGCGTGCCCGGCGTCGAGGACCACGCGCACACGCTGGACAGCGCGCACGACGCCGAACTGCTGGCGGCCAGGCTGGGCGCCGGGACGGTCGCGGTGTGCGGCAGCGGGCTGACCGGGGTGGAGGCGGCGGCCGAGATCGCCGAGCGGCACCCTGGGACCGACGTCGTGCTCCTCGGCCGGGAGGAACCGGGGGCGGCGTTGGGACCGAAGGCCAAGGCGCACGTGGACGCCGTGCTGCACCGCCTCGGCGTGCGGGTGCTCAGCGGGGTCGAGGTCGTCAAGGTGCTGCCGGAGTCCGTGGAGCTGGCGGACGGCAGCGTGCCCGCCGACGTGGTGCTGTGGACCAGCGGGGTGCGGGTGGCACCGCTGGCCACGGCGGCCGGGCTGGAGGTCGACGGGCGCGGCCGGATCGTCACCGACTCCGCGCTGCGGTCGGTGACGCGCCCGGACGTCTACGCCGTCGGCGACGCGGCGGCGGTCCGGCAGGGGTTCGGCGTCCTGCACGGCACCTGCCAGAGCGGCATGCCGACCGGCGTGCACGCCGCCGTGTCGATCGTGCGCGAGCTGGACGGCAAGTCGCCCAGGGCTTTCCGGTTCGGCTACTACCACGCGCCGGTGAGCCTGGGCCGCCACGACGCCGTCGTCCAGTTCACCCGGCCCGACGGCCGCCCGCGGAGGTTCGCGCTGACCGGGCGGACGGCCGTCTGGTACAAGGAGACCGTGAGCGCGTCACCGTGGCCGACCTACCGGCGGCTGAGGACCTTCCCCCGCATGGGCTCGGTCTGGCCGCGCGGCGGCAGGCGCACCCGATGA
- a CDS encoding helix-turn-helix transcriptional regulator, with translation MITGSETGGFAVALRSWRARRRVSQLELAVRAGTTQRHVSFIESGRSTPGRAMVIRLAESLEVPVRERNVLLLAAGFAPAYPRTPFDDPALEPVRTAVERILAGHLPYPAVVVDRCGDLVSANAGFRVLTEGVAPSLLVPPVSVPRVLLHPDGLAPRIANLDEWAWHVLDRLHAEVERNPHDRLRSLVAELAGLVPDRPKRAGADYLGFAVPLRLRTDRGELRLITTLTHFGTAVDVTVAELRLEAFLPADEATAAILGDLVGR, from the coding sequence ATGATCACCGGATCCGAGACCGGCGGGTTCGCCGTCGCACTGCGCTCGTGGCGCGCCCGAAGACGGGTGAGCCAGTTGGAACTCGCCGTCCGCGCGGGCACGACGCAGCGGCACGTCAGCTTCATCGAGAGCGGTCGCTCGACGCCGGGCCGCGCCATGGTCATCCGGCTGGCCGAGTCGCTGGAGGTGCCCGTGCGGGAGCGCAACGTGCTGCTGCTCGCGGCCGGGTTCGCTCCGGCCTACCCGCGGACCCCGTTCGACGACCCGGCACTGGAACCCGTGCGCACGGCGGTGGAACGGATCCTGGCGGGTCACCTGCCGTACCCGGCGGTGGTCGTCGACCGGTGCGGCGACCTGGTGTCGGCCAACGCGGGTTTCCGCGTGCTGACCGAAGGGGTGGCGCCGTCGCTGCTCGTGCCGCCGGTGAGCGTCCCGCGGGTGTTGCTGCACCCGGACGGTCTCGCGCCCCGGATCGCGAACCTCGACGAGTGGGCCTGGCACGTGCTCGACCGCCTGCACGCGGAGGTCGAGCGGAACCCGCACGACCGGCTGCGGAGCCTGGTCGCGGAACTCGCCGGGCTGGTGCCGGACCGGCCGAAGCGGGCGGGCGCCGACTACCTCGGCTTCGCCGTCCCGCTGCGGCTGCGCACCGACCGGGGCGAACTGCGGCTCATCACGACGCTGACCCACTTCGGCACCGCGGTCGACGTGACGGTCGCCGAGTTGCGGCTGGAGGCCTTCCTACCCGCCGACGAGGCCACCGCCGCGATCCTCGGCGACCTCGTCGGACGCTAG
- a CDS encoding PLP-dependent aminotransferase family protein produces the protein MPESQTNLSWDVLLDLSGPAGARHERLAGALRSAVRDGVLPVGTALPPSRKLATDLGCSRWLVTQAYGQLVAEGYLEARTGAATRVSWSPGRDERRPPAARVAAPVPRYDLAPGVPDLRAFPRRRWADALRDVLTTMPHTEFGVPPLGGHPRLRAVVAEYLRRCRGASAAPRDVTICAGVTEGVTRVCRALAARGVTAVAVEDPSWGRTRQAVAAAGLTVVPVPVDEDGVRVDLLGGTRAVVVTPAHQFPTGTVLAPARRAALVAWARDVDGLVLEDDYDAEFRYDRRPVGTVQGMAPAHVALFGSVSKTLSPALGIGWHVLPPAWTESYQAANPAAATPSVVDQLALAAFIDQGGYDRHLRAVRLRYRSRRDALVAALATHLPDSRTTGVAAGLHLLLHLGGAVDTGALVRRAAAEGLRLVDLAAYRSTPPEEPALVLGYGNLADNAVLPAVALLASLL, from the coding sequence GTGCCGGAATCGCAGACCAATCTGAGCTGGGACGTGCTGCTGGACCTGTCCGGGCCGGCGGGCGCCCGGCACGAGCGGCTGGCCGGGGCGCTGCGGTCGGCGGTCCGCGACGGCGTGCTGCCGGTCGGCACCGCGCTGCCGCCGAGCCGCAAGCTGGCCACCGACCTGGGGTGTTCCCGCTGGCTGGTGACGCAGGCGTACGGGCAGCTGGTCGCCGAGGGCTACCTGGAGGCGCGGACGGGGGCGGCGACCCGCGTGTCGTGGTCGCCGGGGCGGGACGAACGACGTCCACCGGCGGCACGGGTCGCCGCGCCCGTCCCGCGCTACGACCTCGCCCCCGGCGTGCCGGACCTGCGGGCGTTCCCCCGCCGCCGGTGGGCGGACGCGCTGCGGGACGTCCTGACCACGATGCCGCACACCGAGTTCGGCGTCCCGCCCCTCGGTGGACACCCGCGGCTGCGCGCGGTCGTGGCCGAGTACCTCCGCCGCTGCCGGGGCGCGTCGGCGGCCCCGCGCGACGTCACCATCTGCGCGGGCGTGACCGAGGGCGTGACGAGGGTGTGCCGGGCGCTGGCGGCCAGGGGCGTCACCGCCGTCGCGGTCGAGGACCCGAGCTGGGGCCGCACCCGGCAGGCGGTGGCCGCGGCCGGGTTGACGGTCGTGCCGGTGCCCGTCGACGAGGACGGGGTACGGGTGGACCTGCTGGGCGGGACGCGGGCGGTGGTCGTGACGCCCGCGCACCAGTTCCCGACCGGCACGGTGCTCGCCCCGGCCCGGCGGGCGGCGCTGGTCGCGTGGGCGCGCGACGTGGACGGGCTGGTCCTGGAGGACGACTACGACGCCGAGTTCCGCTACGACCGCCGCCCGGTCGGCACGGTCCAGGGCATGGCGCCCGCGCACGTGGCGCTGTTCGGGTCGGTGAGCAAGACGCTGAGCCCGGCGCTGGGCATCGGCTGGCACGTGCTGCCGCCCGCGTGGACGGAGTCCTACCAGGCCGCCAACCCGGCCGCCGCGACGCCGTCGGTCGTCGACCAGCTCGCCCTCGCCGCGTTCATCGACCAGGGCGGCTACGACCGGCACCTGCGCGCGGTCCGGCTGCGCTACCGCTCCCGGCGCGACGCGCTGGTCGCCGCGCTCGCCACCCACCTCCCGGACTCCCGGACCACCGGCGTGGCGGCGGGTCTGCACCTGCTGCTGCACCTCGGTGGCGCGGTGGACACCGGCGCGCTGGTCCGCCGGGCCGCGGCCGAGGGCCTGCGCCTGGTGGACCTCGCCGCCTACCGGAGCACCCCGCCGGAGGAACCGGCCCTCGTCCTGGGCTACGGCAACCTGGCCGACAACGCCGTGCTGCCCGCCGTCGCACTGCTCGCCTCACTCCTGTGA